In Dermacentor variabilis isolate Ectoservices chromosome 11, ASM5094787v1, whole genome shotgun sequence, one genomic interval encodes:
- the LOC142563805 gene encoding uncharacterized protein LOC142563805 gives MGSPHGSRACRRLFDDGEERGTRRTLDKMQEDSSRAWNYDFGRDRPMQGRFQWQRGDDDKRTQRRWGSDASPGSDSHRQKDKGCSFKGRCDEVLGRSEITGRTPY, from the exons ATGGGATCGCCGCACGGCAGCAGAGCGTGCCGGCGATTGTTCGACGACGGCGAGGAGAGGGGCACGAGGCGGACGCTGGACAAGATGCAGGAGGACAGCTCGCGGGCCTGGAACTACGACTTCGGACGGGACCGGCCGATGCAGGGCCGATTCCAGTGGCAGCGCGGCGACGACGACAAGAGGACGCAACGCCGCTGGGGCAGCGACGCGTCGCCGGGCTCAG ATTCACACAGACAGAAAGACAAGGGCTGTTCCTTCAAAGGAAGATGTGACGAGGTCCTGGGGCGCTCTGAGATAACGGGGAGGACTCCCTACTGA